In Rhizobium sp. ARZ01, a genomic segment contains:
- the tolB gene encoding Tol-Pal system beta propeller repeat protein TolB has protein sequence MLRRTFLHSAAGLTGLAATVSPAMALVEINVNKGNVEPLPIAVTDFIAGGDLGQKITDVIAADLKRSGLFAPVSKQAFIEKISNPDQPPRFEDWKVINAQALVTGRVAQEGSRLRAEFRLWDTFAGQQMTGQQFYTQPENWRRVAHIIADAIYERITGEKGYFDTRVVYVAESGPKNARKRQLAIMDQDGANARALTNSNELVLTPRFSPSRQEITYMSFEGQQPRVYLLQLETGQREVVGNFPGMTFAPRFSPDGQRVIMSLQQEGNANIYTMDLRSRTTTRLTSTAAIDTGPSYSPDGNQIVFESDRGGRQQLYVMSADGSGQNRISFGDGSYSTPVWSPRGDLIAFTKQSGGKFSIGVMKTDGSGERILTSGFHNEGPTWAPNGRVLMFFRQNAGGGGPQLFSIDLTGYNEQQIPTNGFASDPAWSPLLE, from the coding sequence ATGTTGAGACGCACTTTTCTCCATTCTGCCGCCGGGTTGACCGGCCTTGCCGCGACCGTGTCGCCGGCCATGGCGCTCGTCGAAATCAATGTCAACAAGGGCAATGTCGAGCCACTGCCGATCGCGGTGACCGATTTTATCGCCGGTGGCGATCTCGGCCAGAAGATCACCGACGTGATCGCGGCCGACCTGAAGCGCTCCGGCCTGTTCGCCCCGGTCAGCAAGCAGGCCTTCATCGAGAAGATCTCCAATCCCGATCAGCCGCCGCGCTTCGAGGACTGGAAGGTCATCAACGCGCAGGCGCTCGTCACGGGCCGTGTGGCGCAGGAAGGCAGCCGCCTTCGCGCCGAGTTCCGCCTGTGGGACACGTTTGCCGGCCAGCAGATGACCGGCCAGCAGTTCTACACCCAGCCGGAGAACTGGCGGCGTGTCGCCCATATCATCGCGGACGCGATCTATGAGCGCATCACCGGTGAGAAGGGCTACTTCGACACCCGCGTCGTCTATGTCGCCGAGAGCGGCCCGAAGAACGCGCGCAAGCGCCAGCTCGCCATCATGGACCAGGACGGCGCCAATGCGCGTGCGCTGACCAACTCCAACGAGCTTGTCCTGACGCCGCGCTTCTCGCCGAGCCGCCAGGAAATCACCTACATGTCCTTCGAGGGCCAGCAGCCGCGGGTCTACCTGCTGCAACTCGAGACCGGGCAGCGCGAAGTCGTCGGTAACTTCCCCGGCATGACCTTTGCCCCGCGCTTTTCGCCGGACGGCCAGCGGGTGATCATGAGCCTCCAGCAGGAGGGCAACGCCAACATCTACACCATGGACCTGCGCTCGCGCACGACCACCCGCCTGACGTCGACGGCTGCGATCGACACCGGCCCCTCCTATTCGCCGGACGGGAACCAGATCGTCTTCGAAAGCGACCGCGGCGGGCGCCAGCAGCTCTATGTGATGAGCGCCGACGGTTCAGGCCAGAACCGAATTTCCTTCGGCGACGGTTCGTACTCGACGCCGGTCTGGTCGCCGCGCGGCGATCTCATCGCCTTCACCAAGCAATCAGGCGGCAAATTCTCGATTGGCGTGATGAAGACCGACGGTTCGGGCGAGCGCATCCTGACATCGGGCTTCCACAACGAAGGCCCGACCTGGGCACCAAACGGCCGCGTGCTGATGTTCTTCCGCCAGAATGCCGGCGGCGGCGGACCGCAGCTCTTTTCGATCGACCTGACCGGCTACAACGAGCAGCAGATCCCGACGAACGGCTTCGCTTCCGACCCTGCCTGGTCGCCGCTTCTGGAGTAG
- the tolA gene encoding cell envelope integrity protein TolA yields the protein MKGSLATSAALHVLVLTLALVSIGSPESFDVADVEAMPVDIVPIEELTQIQQGDKKAPMAEKSAPVPTKRQDVVENAENAGDNDIDMKTPPTPDKKPQNAETAAAPPKSEKAIPTPEPAKEPVEEVQKTEPATTPATEVAKAEPKQDVKPDAKPEEKPTEEAPAEVAEAEALPETGPVPEVKPKPAQAQTAKTEDRKNEEKKKEQKKSASAKESDFNADEVAALLNKTESKGGGAKRSAETAALGGKKTTGGSKLSMSEMDALRGLIQNNWSIIPGMADATEVRIKVTMQLDQDGNIIGEPDVVATGGSEPARRALAGGARRAILKSAPFDKLPKDKYDAWSEVVVNFDPSEMM from the coding sequence ATGAAGGGCAGCCTCGCCACATCCGCCGCATTGCATGTACTGGTGCTCACCTTGGCACTGGTCTCGATTGGCAGTCCGGAAAGTTTCGACGTCGCAGACGTCGAGGCGATGCCGGTCGACATCGTGCCGATCGAGGAACTGACGCAGATCCAGCAGGGCGACAAGAAGGCGCCTATGGCGGAGAAGTCGGCCCCGGTGCCGACAAAGCGCCAGGATGTCGTCGAAAATGCCGAAAATGCCGGCGACAACGATATCGACATGAAGACGCCGCCGACGCCGGACAAGAAGCCGCAGAACGCCGAGACGGCGGCCGCTCCCCCGAAATCCGAAAAGGCCATTCCGACCCCCGAGCCGGCGAAGGAGCCGGTGGAAGAGGTGCAGAAGACCGAGCCTGCGACGACGCCTGCCACGGAAGTGGCGAAGGCCGAGCCGAAGCAGGATGTGAAGCCCGACGCCAAGCCGGAAGAAAAGCCGACCGAAGAGGCGCCGGCTGAGGTCGCGGAAGCCGAAGCGTTGCCGGAAACCGGCCCCGTTCCCGAAGTGAAGCCGAAGCCCGCTCAAGCGCAGACAGCCAAGACCGAGGATCGCAAGAACGAGGAAAAGAAGAAGGAGCAGAAGAAGTCCGCTTCCGCCAAGGAGAGCGACTTCAACGCCGACGAGGTGGCTGCCCTTCTCAACAAGACCGAAAGCAAGGGCGGCGGCGCGAAGCGCTCGGCGGAAACCGCCGCGCTCGGCGGCAAGAAGACGACCGGCGGCTCGAAGCTGTCGATGAGCGAGATGGATGCGCTGCGCGGCCTGATCCAGAACAACTGGTCGATCATCCCCGGCATGGCGGACGCGACCGAAGTTCGGATCAAGGTGACCATGCAGCTCGATCAGGACGGCAATATCATCGGCGAGCCGGACGTCGTTGCGACCGGCGGTTCGGAACCGGCACGCCGGGCGCTTGCTGGCGGTGCGCGCCGCGCGATCCTAAAGTCGGCACCCTTCGATAAGCTGCCGAAAGACAAATACGATGCCTGGAGCGAAGTCGTGGTGAACTTCGATCCGAGCGAAATGATGTGA
- the tolR gene encoding protein TolR, with amino-acid sequence MGMSVGGGKGGGGRRRRGGRKGVMSEINVTPFVDVMLVLLIIFMVAAPMMTVGVPLDLPKTSAKALNAETQPITVSVKADGAVFLQETAIPVEEIAAKLEAVATTGYTERIFVRGDGAAPYGVIADVMSRIQQAGFTNIGLVTEQKPDN; translated from the coding sequence ATGGGCATGTCAGTCGGTGGAGGAAAGGGCGGCGGTGGACGTCGCAGGCGCGGCGGTCGCAAGGGCGTCATGAGCGAGATCAACGTGACGCCGTTCGTCGACGTCATGCTCGTGCTCCTCATCATCTTCATGGTGGCCGCTCCGATGATGACCGTCGGCGTGCCGCTCGACCTGCCGAAGACGTCTGCCAAGGCGCTCAACGCCGAAACCCAACCCATCACCGTATCGGTGAAGGCTGACGGCGCTGTGTTCCTGCAGGAAACGGCGATCCCGGTCGAGGAGATCGCGGCCAAGCTCGAAGCAGTGGCCACGACCGGCTACACAGAGCGCATCTTCGTTCGCGGTGATGGAGCAGCCCCTTACGGCGTAATCGCGGACGTGATGTCGCGTATCCAGCAGGCGGGCTTCACGAATATCGGCCTCGTCACCGAGCAGAAACCGGATAATTGA
- the tolQ gene encoding protein TolQ yields MEQVGLAATADVSLWSLFMQAGFVVKLVMIGLIAASVWTWAIVVDKTLAFGRARRQLDSFEQVFWSGQSLEELYRTLSDRQTSGMSAMFVAAMREWKKSFERGARSPIGLQMRIDRAMDVTLARESEALEARLGSLATIGSAGPFIGLFGTVVGIMTSFQAIAGSKSTNLAVVAPGIAEALLATAIGLLAAIPAVIAYNKFMADAGKLTGRMEGFADEFSAILSRQIDEKLQPRQAAQ; encoded by the coding sequence ATGGAACAGGTAGGTTTGGCAGCAACGGCTGATGTGAGCCTCTGGTCGCTCTTCATGCAGGCCGGCTTTGTCGTGAAACTGGTCATGATCGGGCTGATCGCGGCATCGGTCTGGACCTGGGCGATCGTCGTCGACAAGACGTTGGCGTTCGGCAGAGCCCGCCGGCAGCTCGACAGCTTCGAGCAGGTGTTCTGGTCCGGGCAGTCGCTCGAAGAGCTCTACCGCACTCTTTCCGACCGGCAGACCTCCGGCATGAGCGCGATGTTCGTCGCCGCCATGCGCGAATGGAAGAAGAGCTTCGAGCGCGGAGCGCGTTCGCCGATCGGCCTGCAGATGCGCATCGACCGGGCGATGGACGTGACGCTGGCGCGCGAATCCGAAGCGCTGGAGGCCCGTCTCGGCTCGCTTGCGACCATCGGCTCCGCCGGCCCGTTCATCGGTCTCTTCGGTACGGTCGTCGGCATCATGACCTCGTTCCAGGCGATCGCCGGATCGAAGTCGACGAACCTTGCGGTCGTGGCGCCCGGTATCGCCGAGGCGCTGCTTGCCACCGCGATCGGCCTTCTGGCCGCTATCCCGGCCGTTATCGCCTACAACAAGTTCATGGCCGACGCCGGCAAGCTGACCGGGCGCATGGAAGGTTTCGCCGACGAATTCTCCGCCATCCTTTCGCGCCAGATCGACGAGAAGCTGCAGCCGCGCCAGGCGGCACAGTGA
- a CDS encoding Ku protein — protein sequence MVSRAMWKGQLRLSLVSIPVELYSATKSGGRTSFRQIHKPTGKPIHYEKVVEGLGAVKEDDIVKGYELDDGKYVLLQPKEIDAIKLDTKKTLELVQFVGADEIGPMYFDKPYYLIPADDLADDAYQVVRDALRKSGKTGIGQLTMRGREYLVAVRPYEDGLLLETLHYANELQKSDPLFAGIPKKKADKDLLDVATQLIERKTAPFDPSAFKDHYEDALKELVQRKMKGKAITLDEAAERRAATGGNVVDLMAALKKSLEGSGGPAKKAKPAASRPPKSA from the coding sequence ATGGTTTCTCGGGCAATGTGGAAAGGACAGCTTCGGTTGTCGCTTGTATCGATCCCCGTCGAACTCTACAGCGCCACCAAGTCCGGCGGACGCACCTCGTTCCGGCAGATCCACAAGCCGACGGGCAAGCCGATCCACTACGAGAAGGTGGTCGAGGGGCTGGGTGCGGTGAAGGAGGACGACATCGTCAAGGGCTACGAGCTCGACGACGGCAAGTATGTCCTTCTGCAGCCGAAGGAAATCGACGCAATCAAGCTCGACACGAAAAAGACGCTGGAACTGGTACAGTTCGTAGGCGCCGACGAGATCGGGCCGATGTATTTCGACAAGCCCTATTATCTCATTCCAGCAGACGATCTCGCCGACGACGCCTATCAGGTCGTGCGCGATGCGCTGCGCAAATCCGGCAAGACGGGCATCGGTCAGTTGACGATGCGCGGACGGGAATACCTCGTCGCGGTTCGCCCCTACGAGGACGGCCTGCTGCTCGAAACGCTCCACTACGCCAACGAACTGCAGAAATCCGATCCGCTCTTTGCCGGAATACCGAAGAAGAAAGCCGATAAGGATCTTCTTGATGTCGCCACCCAGTTGATCGAACGCAAGACCGCTCCCTTCGATCCGTCCGCCTTCAAGGACCACTACGAGGATGCGCTCAAGGAACTTGTGCAGCGCAAGATGAAAGGCAAGGCGATCACCCTGGATGAGGCCGCGGAGCGCCGCGCCGCCACCGGCGGCAATGTCGTCGACCTGATGGCCGCGCTAAAGAAGAGCCTCGAAGGCAGCGGCGGCCCGGCAAAGAAAGCCAAGCCGGCCGCCAGCCGCCCGCCCAAATCGGCGTGA